The following proteins are encoded in a genomic region of Arachis ipaensis cultivar K30076 chromosome B02, Araip1.1, whole genome shotgun sequence:
- the LOC107626707 gene encoding probably inactive receptor-like protein kinase At2g46850 isoform X1, with protein sequence MMHIIIGLELLVFLPFSCSLQPPNLLPNPCNETCGKLHVPFPFFVNSSCASISTSFNLSCSNSSNLFLKIDSQSYKVLEFFNDGLLVDFPAGASSSSTCRMYNDLNSFGKSFEGKDEDQYGISLDNVVGLYDCDDSSVCKPDCETIELPGCDGSGNNLGCCYPLSDHSIWHSGEGFSVFSEFGCRGFSSWAVVRGSNSGKHGVKLEWGVPLKKNSSSMEKVCDFNAEMVNASSVQGAVRCVCQDGFLGDGFLNGSGCLQSCMKNGQEAYGDNCYIKKHDQRKMLIIVGILGPFLIVASLITLFYLLKKPATKPGMFDTEQAYYHSISFRKPNRTRLFSHHDLDKATKGFEEGQKLMSGAAGSIFAGVLGDGSHIAVQKLKCENEKDIIQVVSQIEILSNIVHRNMACVLGCCIESSYTPLVVYEYPANGTLEEHLNHEFKGNNGIGLDWYRRLIIATETAYILAFLHYENSPPIFHNNLKSSCIFLDDDLSVKIAGFGLLNSKFKYESHHFCKNDVYDMGLLLLEIISGSNSTHQKSPPTSALEKIRDGKLEEIVDPLLSYHEMAQLRRDQVQIVADLATRCMLFGGDGKIGMVDVVRELVHITKQSGDAGNLNFLEETFSNSSLLQMISMSPDSIIVH encoded by the exons ATGATGCATATTATTATTGGTTTAGAACTTCTTGTGTTCTTACCTTTTTCTTGTTCTCTCCAACCACCTAATTTGCTTCCAAATCCTTGCAATGAAACTTGTGGAAAACTCCATGTTCCTTTCCCATTCTTTGTCAACTCTTCTTGTGCCTCAATCTCAACTTCTTTCAACCTTTCTTGTTCAAACTCCTCTAACCTTTTCCTCAAAATTGATTCACAAAGTTACAAGGTTTTAGAGTTCTTCAATGATGGCTTGTTGGTGGACTTTCCAG CAGGCGCATCGTCGTCTTCGACTTGCCGAATGTACAATGACTTGAACTCATTTGGGAAAAGTTTTGAAGGAAAAGATGAAGATCAGTATGGAATCTCATTGGACAATGTTGTTGGACTCTATGATTGTGATGACTCCTCAGTATGCAAACCAGATTGTGAAACAATTGAGCTTCCAGGGTGTGATGGAAGTGGCAACAACCTTGGATGCTGTTATCCACTGAGTGATCATAGCATATGGCACAGTGGTGAAGGGTTCTCAGTGTTCTCTGAATTTGGATGCAGAGGGTTCTCAAGTTGGGCTGTTGTTAGAGGATCTAATTCAGGAAAACATGGGGTGAAGTTGGAATGGGGTGTTCCTTTGAAGAAGAATTCATCATCAATGGAGAaagtttgtgatttcaatgcagaAATGGTGAATGCTAGTTCAGTTCAAGGTGCAGTTAGGTGTGTTTGTCAAGATGGATTTCTTGGTGATGGTTTTCTTAATGGATCAGGATGCTTGCAAT CTTGTATGAAGAATGGACAGGAAGCATATGGAGACAACTGTTACATCaaaaaacatgatcaaaggaaaATGCTCATCATTGTAG GAATCCTGGGTCCATTTCTCATTGTTGCTTCATTGATTACACTATTCTATCTTCTCAAAAAACCAGCAACAAAGCCAGGAATGTTTGACACAGAGCAGGCCTATTACCACAGCATTTCGTTCCGAAAACCGAATCGAACTCGCCTGTTCAGCCACCATGATCTAGACAAAGCCACCAAAGGTTTTGAAGAAGGACAGAAGCTTATGAGTGGAGCAGCCGGGTCGATTTTCGCCGGAGTTCTGGGCGACGGATCCCACATAGCAGTTCAGAAGCTAAAATGTGAGAATGAGAAGGACATAATCCAAGTTGTATCACAAATTGAGATTCTATCAAACATTGTGCATAGGAACATGGCTTGTGTTCTTGGATGTTGCATTGAATCTAGTTACACTCCTCTAGTGGTTTATGAGTACCCTGCTAATGGAACATTAGAGGAGCATTTGAATCATGAATTCAAAGGAAATAATGGAATTGGTTTGGATTGGTATAGAAGATTGATCATAGCTACTGAAACAGCTTACATTCTTGCATTCTTGCACTATGAGAATTCCCCTCCAATTTTCCACAACAATCTAAAATCTAGCTGCATTTTCTTGGATGATGATCTCTCAGTCAAGATTGCAGGGTTCGGCCTACTCAATTCTAAATTCAAGTATGAATCTCATCACTTTTGCAAGAATGATGTCTATGACATGGGATTGCTTCTACTTGAGATCATCTCAGGCTCAAACTCGACTCACCAGAAGTCTCCGCCTACGTCGGCTTTGGAGAAAATAAGGGATGGGAAGCTAGAAGAGATTGTTGATCCTCTCCTTTCGTATCACGAGATGGCGCAGCTCCGGCGAGATCAGGTGCAGATTGTGGCAGACCTTGCAACAAGGTGTATGCTATTTGGTGGAGATGGAAAGATTGGAATGGTTGATGTTGTAAGAGAATTGGTGCACATAACAAAACAGAGTGGTGATGCTGGCAATTTGAATTTCTTGGAGGAAACATTCTCAAATTCAAGCCTTCTTCAAATGATTTCAATGTCTCCTGATTCTATCATTGTTCATTGA
- the LOC107626707 gene encoding probably inactive receptor-like protein kinase At2g46850 isoform X2, translating to MMHIIIGLELLVFLPFSCSLQPPNLLPNPCNETCGKLHVPFPFFVNSSCASISTSFNLSCSNSSNLFLKIDSQSYKVLEFFNDGLLVDFPGASSSSTCRMYNDLNSFGKSFEGKDEDQYGISLDNVVGLYDCDDSSVCKPDCETIELPGCDGSGNNLGCCYPLSDHSIWHSGEGFSVFSEFGCRGFSSWAVVRGSNSGKHGVKLEWGVPLKKNSSSMEKVCDFNAEMVNASSVQGAVRCVCQDGFLGDGFLNGSGCLQSCMKNGQEAYGDNCYIKKHDQRKMLIIVGILGPFLIVASLITLFYLLKKPATKPGMFDTEQAYYHSISFRKPNRTRLFSHHDLDKATKGFEEGQKLMSGAAGSIFAGVLGDGSHIAVQKLKCENEKDIIQVVSQIEILSNIVHRNMACVLGCCIESSYTPLVVYEYPANGTLEEHLNHEFKGNNGIGLDWYRRLIIATETAYILAFLHYENSPPIFHNNLKSSCIFLDDDLSVKIAGFGLLNSKFKYESHHFCKNDVYDMGLLLLEIISGSNSTHQKSPPTSALEKIRDGKLEEIVDPLLSYHEMAQLRRDQVQIVADLATRCMLFGGDGKIGMVDVVRELVHITKQSGDAGNLNFLEETFSNSSLLQMISMSPDSIIVH from the exons ATGATGCATATTATTATTGGTTTAGAACTTCTTGTGTTCTTACCTTTTTCTTGTTCTCTCCAACCACCTAATTTGCTTCCAAATCCTTGCAATGAAACTTGTGGAAAACTCCATGTTCCTTTCCCATTCTTTGTCAACTCTTCTTGTGCCTCAATCTCAACTTCTTTCAACCTTTCTTGTTCAAACTCCTCTAACCTTTTCCTCAAAATTGATTCACAAAGTTACAAGGTTTTAGAGTTCTTCAATGATGGCTTGTTGGTGGACTTTCCAG GCGCATCGTCGTCTTCGACTTGCCGAATGTACAATGACTTGAACTCATTTGGGAAAAGTTTTGAAGGAAAAGATGAAGATCAGTATGGAATCTCATTGGACAATGTTGTTGGACTCTATGATTGTGATGACTCCTCAGTATGCAAACCAGATTGTGAAACAATTGAGCTTCCAGGGTGTGATGGAAGTGGCAACAACCTTGGATGCTGTTATCCACTGAGTGATCATAGCATATGGCACAGTGGTGAAGGGTTCTCAGTGTTCTCTGAATTTGGATGCAGAGGGTTCTCAAGTTGGGCTGTTGTTAGAGGATCTAATTCAGGAAAACATGGGGTGAAGTTGGAATGGGGTGTTCCTTTGAAGAAGAATTCATCATCAATGGAGAaagtttgtgatttcaatgcagaAATGGTGAATGCTAGTTCAGTTCAAGGTGCAGTTAGGTGTGTTTGTCAAGATGGATTTCTTGGTGATGGTTTTCTTAATGGATCAGGATGCTTGCAAT CTTGTATGAAGAATGGACAGGAAGCATATGGAGACAACTGTTACATCaaaaaacatgatcaaaggaaaATGCTCATCATTGTAG GAATCCTGGGTCCATTTCTCATTGTTGCTTCATTGATTACACTATTCTATCTTCTCAAAAAACCAGCAACAAAGCCAGGAATGTTTGACACAGAGCAGGCCTATTACCACAGCATTTCGTTCCGAAAACCGAATCGAACTCGCCTGTTCAGCCACCATGATCTAGACAAAGCCACCAAAGGTTTTGAAGAAGGACAGAAGCTTATGAGTGGAGCAGCCGGGTCGATTTTCGCCGGAGTTCTGGGCGACGGATCCCACATAGCAGTTCAGAAGCTAAAATGTGAGAATGAGAAGGACATAATCCAAGTTGTATCACAAATTGAGATTCTATCAAACATTGTGCATAGGAACATGGCTTGTGTTCTTGGATGTTGCATTGAATCTAGTTACACTCCTCTAGTGGTTTATGAGTACCCTGCTAATGGAACATTAGAGGAGCATTTGAATCATGAATTCAAAGGAAATAATGGAATTGGTTTGGATTGGTATAGAAGATTGATCATAGCTACTGAAACAGCTTACATTCTTGCATTCTTGCACTATGAGAATTCCCCTCCAATTTTCCACAACAATCTAAAATCTAGCTGCATTTTCTTGGATGATGATCTCTCAGTCAAGATTGCAGGGTTCGGCCTACTCAATTCTAAATTCAAGTATGAATCTCATCACTTTTGCAAGAATGATGTCTATGACATGGGATTGCTTCTACTTGAGATCATCTCAGGCTCAAACTCGACTCACCAGAAGTCTCCGCCTACGTCGGCTTTGGAGAAAATAAGGGATGGGAAGCTAGAAGAGATTGTTGATCCTCTCCTTTCGTATCACGAGATGGCGCAGCTCCGGCGAGATCAGGTGCAGATTGTGGCAGACCTTGCAACAAGGTGTATGCTATTTGGTGGAGATGGAAAGATTGGAATGGTTGATGTTGTAAGAGAATTGGTGCACATAACAAAACAGAGTGGTGATGCTGGCAATTTGAATTTCTTGGAGGAAACATTCTCAAATTCAAGCCTTCTTCAAATGATTTCAATGTCTCCTGATTCTATCATTGTTCATTGA